In the Anaerostipes caccae L1-92 genome, GCAGGACTCCAGAACTCAAGCCCAATCATCTTAGGACTCGCTGTTGGATGTATGTCTGCATTTGACATGGGTGGTCCGGTAAATAAAGCTGCATATGTAACAGGAACAACACTTTTAGCTCAGGGTAACTTCTACTTTATGGCAGGTGTATCTGCGGCATGTATCACACCTCCGCTCATCATCGCACTTGCAGCTACTTTCGCACCGAAGAAATTTACTAAGGCTGACCGTGCGGCAGGACTTGTAAACTATGTATTGGGATGTACCCACATCACAGAAGGTGCGATTCCATTTGCGGCAAAAGACCCTGTGAGAGTACTGCCGATTCTGATGGTAGGTTCCTCTATCTCAGCGATTCTTTCCTACGTGATGAAAGTTCAGGTTCCTGCACCTCATGGCGGATTTTTAATCCTTCCGTTAGTACATCCGGCTGTAACATGGGTATTATGTATCTTGGCAGGTTCTGTAGTAGGAGCAGTACTTTATGTTCTCACTGCAAAGGATGTAGAGCAGAAATAATAGATTACCCTAAAGGGCATCCCGTATTTTATGCCCTTGGGGCTTGGCGTGCTTCGCACGATAATGTATAAGAAAGGTTGGTAACTTTTATGGAAATTATGGAATTATTTGATGAATCAACAATGAATCTTGACTTACAGGGTGAGACAAAAGATCAGATTATTGAGGAAATGGTAACCCTTTTGGACGAAGGCGGAGTGCTCGCCGACAAAGAAGCTTATAAAAAAGCGATCTATGCAAGAGAAGAGCAGTCCTCCACAGGACTCGGATTTGACATCGCGATCCCGCATGCCAAGACCGCAGCAGTAAAAACTGCACGGGTGGCCTTCGGAAAGTCTGACAAAGGATTTGATTTCGGAGCCGAAGACGGGACAAAAGCACACCTGATTTTCATGATAGCGGCCACCGATACAGACAGCAACCTGCACCTGCAGGCGCTGGCAACACTCTCAAGAAATCTGATCAAAGCAGATTTCAGGAAAAAACTGCTGGAAGCAAAGACAGCGGGAGAAGTCATCGAAGTGTTAAAAACTTTATAAATAATAGCAGACCGGCAGCGGAATTAATTTTCTGGTGCCGGTTTTTCTGAGATGAGACAGAACTCCTCCTCCGGTAAATAGGATATCTATTTTTTACATGATTAGAGTGAAGCATTCTAAGAGCCGAACGGAAATCATGTGGAAAATGTCATACCAGGATAACTTCCGTTAATTCGCTCAGTGTCTTATAAGTGGCGGACGGCAAATCTTTATCGGTTATAAAGTAGTCGATATCTTTCCAGTTGGCATACTGTACCAGAGAACAGATATGTGCCTTGGAACTGTCGGAGATGACAACAATGATCTTGGACTGGGGAATGATCGCCTGCTTGATCTGGGCGTCCGTAAATTCAGAGACCGCAGGACCGTTGTGCTGTTCAAAGCCGCTGGTGCCTAAAAATGCGATATCCACCTTGATTGTGTTGATAAAATTGGTCGTCTGAAATCCTTCTGTGGACATATTGTTGGGATTGAGCTGGCCTCCGGTGAGAATCGTCACATTGTTTCCGTTATTCAGATGATAGGTTGTATTGATGGAATTTGTGACGATAGTATAGCCTGACTTTTGGCTCAGGAGCTTTGCCATGCACTGCATGGTGCTTCCGGCATCCAGATAGATGACGCCCTGTTCCGGAATCAGTTCCAGGCCTTTTTCACAGAGAGCATATTTGACGGCGCTGTTTTCGCTGATCCGTGTCTCTATAGGAATGGGACGGAAACTGGAGATCAGTGTAGCCCCGCCGTGGCTGCGCTCGATGGCTCCGATCTCCTGAAGATGGGTCAGGTCCCTCCGGATCGTCTCTTTTGTCACCTCAAACTTGTCCGCGAGCTCCCCGATCTTTGCACTTCCCGTGCTGTTGATATATTCAATGATTTCCTTCTGCCGTTCTTTTGCGAGAAGTTTTCCCATGTCGGTTCCTCCTTTTCTGCTGTTATATTTATCATAACAGATTCTCAGATTCATTTCAAATTGAAATCCACATAAACAAAAACAAAACAACAGAAACAAACATAATTTAG is a window encoding:
- a CDS encoding PTS sugar transporter subunit IIA; protein product: MEIMELFDESTMNLDLQGETKDQIIEEMVTLLDEGGVLADKEAYKKAIYAREEQSSTGLGFDIAIPHAKTAAVKTARVAFGKSDKGFDFGAEDGTKAHLIFMIAATDTDSNLHLQALATLSRNLIKADFRKKLLEAKTAGEVIEVLKTL
- a CDS encoding DeoR/GlpR family DNA-binding transcription regulator, translating into MGKLLAKERQKEIIEYINSTGSAKIGELADKFEVTKETIRRDLTHLQEIGAIERSHGGATLISSFRPIPIETRISENSAVKYALCEKGLELIPEQGVIYLDAGSTMQCMAKLLSQKSGYTIVTNSINTTYHLNNGNNVTILTGGQLNPNNMSTEGFQTTNFINTIKVDIAFLGTSGFEQHNGPAVSEFTDAQIKQAIIPQSKIIVVISDSSKAHICSLVQYANWKDIDYFITDKDLPSATYKTLSELTEVILV